Genomic DNA from Larus michahellis chromosome 3, bLarMic1.1, whole genome shotgun sequence:
TATGCCAGCCACGACAAGCAAGACTTCACAGCTGGATTATGGTGCATTTCAGGCGAAAAACGACACACATTGTAATGCAAAGGGGTGCAATGAGACACACAGGCCTCAGAGGCTTCTTGTCCCTTTCCTTAGGGAGTTCAGGGTGAGGAATGAGGCTTTTCTCTGCCCGTCGGAGTGGCTGTGTGAAGGGGAAGGCGCAGGAATTGCAGAGCTAACGCCGTGGTGTGTACAGAGCGGTTggctggaggagggcagtgggacgTGGGCAGGAAAAGTGAAgctgctgagctctgtttctgACCCCCTTTAccctccctggctgctcctgctctgtCTGCTCGCTTCCTTGGAAAGATGAGATGCCAGTACTGATCTCCTCTGGAGGCGGGAGCTGGCGTGTTcctggggggctttgggagggTTTCGCTGTGCCGCCATATCTGCGGCAAGCCTGCACAGCAAGCAGCGAGCTTTTCCGCAGCCTCTGCTTGGTTTTTATCACGCTGCCATGCCCTGTCCTCCTGCAGGTGTGATCCAGGCTGGGAGGGCGAGTACTGCGAGGAGTGCGTGCGTATGCCGGGGTGTCTCCACGGGACATGCCACCAGCCTTGGCAGTGTATCTGTCACACCGGCTGGGCCGGCAAGTTCTGTGACAAAGGTGAGTCGAGGGCTGGGACATCCCAGCCTCCGGTGCTGAGGCCAGAAGCCCAGCACACCCTGCATGGCTGGGTGAGCTGGCATACCCATAAgccacccaggtgatgccgcctgGGCTGCTCAGGAGATGGGATGTTgcctggctgctggagctgggaccATCTCCTTCCTGCAGAAGAGGTCAGGCTGCCGGCACCCGCTCCCCGACTGCACAGCAAAAGCTGCTGTGACACTGGCTGGCCTCAGAAAATGGAGCAGATGAACTCATTGCCTTTCTCCCACCGTTCCTGGGCTCCAGGCAGCACCTCCTGCTTCCCCTGGGGCTTCCTGCCTTTGGCCGGTGGACTCCCCTCCTCTGGCCTCAGGGGTTCCTCTGTGCCATAGAGAGGTCTGCACTGGCCAGCCAGATGGCACGCACAGCATCTTCACATCATGCAGATTGGCAGAACAATTTGCTTTCTCTGCACCCCCAAAATGCCCCTCTGTGCATTTTGCAGACCATAGCTGGGAGGCACCACGTAGGCACTGCACTTCTATTGCTGCAGGTGCCTGTTGGAGGAGATGCAGGAAAAGCTCCTGCCATTTCTCTGTCCCCCCTGGGTTTGACAGGCTGTGCTGGAACTGAATTGGCCACATCTCACCTCTTTTCTTGCTAATTcccacctttttctttcccctcagacATCCACATCTGCGAACACCAGTCCCCATGCCAGAACGGGGCTCAGTGCATTTACGACCGAGACGGGGAATATTCCTGCCTATGTACAGAAGGCTTCCACGGGAAGGACTGTGAGATGAAGACAGGGCCATGTGAGAAGGCAGGGTGAGACATGTCAGCGGGGGCAGCGAGATTATGGACAGCATTAGTTTCAGGTCACGCACTGCCAAGCTGCGGCCCAGCTTGGCTCGTTATGTGTGGATTTCCATGTGCTAACAGAGTTAAGCCAAAACCATCTTTGCCTTTGGTTTAGCTGCGTGCAGCGCGCAGTCCCGCTATGTTGCGAACTGAACAGATTCCTGTCCCTCACCACTGTGGGTGTGATGAGCTGACATGTGTCGTACCTTTGGGGAGCATCAGGAGAGTATGTTTCCCCTTCAGATTGTTTGGCTGAAGACCATCCCTGGCGGGTGGTGGGCCCATGCACAGCCACAGCCTTTGGGGAGGTTCCACCACCTGTCACGTGGGGAGGCAGAAACTCCAGCCCACTTCTTGAGAGGGACTGCCCACAGGGAGAGCCCCAGTGCTGGGGGGCTGGCCCCCCACTGGCCACACAAGCAGCTATGTGTGTTTTCCTCCCTGGGGTGAGGAAAGCTGCTTGCTTTCCATGGCCATGACCCGTCCTTGCTCTTTCCACACAGGTCTCCATGCAAGAATGGGGGGCAGTGTCAAGACGAAAATGGCTTTGCCAGCAACTTCACCTGCCGGTGCCTCGCTGGCTTTGTGGGCGATCTTTGTGAGAACGATGTGGATGATTGCCTGATGCGTCCCTGTGCCAATGGTGCCACCTGCCATGATGGGATCAACCGCTTCTCCTGCCAGTGCCAGGTGGGCTTCGAAGGGCGTTTCTGCACCATCAACATCAACGACTGCGCCAGCCAGCCATGCAAAAATGGGGCAAAGTGCTACGACCGAATCAACGACTATGACTGCTTGTGTCCTGACCATTTCACTGGCAAAACCTGCGAGATCTCCATCCCCGAGCCCACCTGGGCTCCCCCCTACCACCCTGTGAACCATGAGAACGGCGGGGGTATGAAAAGCACAACCAGCGAGATGCCGGGGGTGACGCAGCCAGAGCCTGTCAGGACCGTGGTCACAGGGCGGCGCGTGGCCAACCACAGCGAGAAAGAGCCGGGGGGAGGGTTGTTGAAAATCTCTGTGAAGGAGGTGGTGACCCAAAGGGAGTCAGGGCTGAGCGAAGCCCAGCTGGTGACAGTGCTGGTGTTCGGGGTGCTGACGGCAGTGCTGGTCCTCGTCACCGTCCTGCTAATGCTGAGGAACTGGCAGAGGGGCCGTCAGAGGTCGAACTGGTGCCAAAGCCCTTCGCAGGCTGCAAGGAAGCTCCAAGACCAGGAGTGTCAGGTGGGCATGCTCAACACCGTCCTGATCGAGCCCAGGAAGACGACAGAGCTGTGAGCTGCGAGGACTCTGAGCCGAGCCCTGGCAGGTCATTGTGCTGGCAAACCCCTCGAACTGCACCCTGGGGAGCCGCGCCGGCACAAGCCGGGCAGCGGGGAAGGGCTCCCAGGGCAGCGAACGCATCATGGAAACCCCTGGGCATCGAGTTCTGGTGTGATGGCCCTGCCTGGGTCTGAGCTGTctcccgcccggccgccggcaCCCATGGGCATCTGAAAGcagggctgtgttggggcagccCCGCAGGGGAGTGGCAGCGTGCCGCTTGTGGCAGCTCACACCGGTATCATCCGACGTGAGCGCTCAGAAACAGGACGGGTAGTGCTGAGGAGGGCACAGCCTTTTTGCAAGCCCAGATTCTGCCAGGCCCTTTGTAACTCCTCTCTGTGACTACTGGAAGGGGCTTTGTCCTCGTTTGTGCTGGTGTTGGGATGTTTCTTCTGGGGCCTTCGGGACGGTCGTGGCTGCACGGGCCTCCTTGCCCCAGTACAGGATGGGGTGGCTCCTGGCTGTTTCTGTAGGCCTGTCGTTCCAGATGCCATGTCCCTAGGGAGCAAGCAAACACCCTTGCTCCCTGGCCTTGTGGTTCTGTGAGCCAGTTCAAAGAGACTCTGGAGATCATTTTGGGGTCTCCTCATGCCCGTCCTCTGCCCTGAGTGATGCCCCCTCCTCTTGCTGTCAGACTGGGGTTACAAACATGTTCTGTACTTTCCTCCTGATGATCCAGGGGTCTTCTCCCCCTGCTTACCAAGCCGTCCTTTCTGGTCTGGCCACAAACGACCaagctccttcccctctccagcgAACACTTCTGCCTCACTATTTACTGACAAGGAGGGGCATGGCCTGTTCCCCTCTGGGCCTGAGCTGGTCCTTCTCATACGCGCTCACAGGTGAAGCTGGAGATGGACAAGGCTGGCAATCTGCTGTGGCTGGTTCAGAAGCAATACAAGATCCGTatcctcctttcctctctcagtCACTGCGAGGCAGGCAGCTGGCGCTAACCTCAAATCAGCCAGTGTAGCATTTCTTGATACAACAAAGGCTAAGCTCCCCGCAGTGGATGTGAGGACAGGCTACTGAGCCTGGGATGACCACAGGAAGCAGATAACGATACTGCCTTCTCCACCATTGCTAAAGCATGGCTAAGAGGCAGTAGATCACTTAGCCTTTGTACTAGGTCTGCTCCTGCCCATGCCGGTTTGGTGTGCAGCAATCAGCATCTGTCTGCCAGGGCCAGGGTTTTCCATGCCTCCTCATGGGCATGGAGGGCTAAGCAGGGGGGTAAAAAAATCCCATAACCCAAACCCTGCTACTGGCCTGTAGGGTTGCAGAGCTGGGTTCAAGACGACGTGAAGAGAGCAGACAGAGGAGTGAGCACTCAGCCAGGAGGAAGACCTGGGAGAGGGGACTGGGGCGTCatcagaaagattatttttttaatacatggatGGATGATGTACCtttatcaaataaaacaaatacaagccCAGAAACAGTGTATCAGAGAATCctaaaataatttaggttggaagggacctctggacacCAGCCTCCTAATCTCAGCAGATccagttagatcaggttgctcagctACTTGTTCAGGACGAGTATCTCCATCACTTCCCTCAAGAATGCAAATCCAGGTGATGGCACAGGAGTTGTCTTGCCCCATGCCCTCACCCCATGCTGCAGGGGTGGAGATGGCTCCTGCATcctcagggaaaggaaagggaccTGCTGCCTCAGGACAGCATAGCAAAGGTGTGTATCAGCTAGGTGTTGCCtcagtgctggggaggaggggaaaaccCAAGACTGAGTCCAAGGGTGCCCATGGGAAGAGCAAGCTGATCCTATAACTGAACACAGCTGGGGGGGTTtgtgcagctgggagcagggcaggagggataGGGATTTTCCCTTGGAAAAGCGGTCTTGAGATAAACTAGCTTTAGAGGCCTTTAATGTAATCCCATTCTGGCCCTTCAGGGGAAGGCCTTCTCCAATGTaagctggaggaagagaagcaaGGTCTCAGGGTGCAACCTTTTGGGCTGTTTGGAGAGGTCGGTGTCCCCTGAAAAAAGCAGGGAGGAGGTAGGGTTGTCTTTGTGCAGAGAGGGAACCACTCCTGTATCTCACAAAGAAGTCTGTGTCTGAGGAGAAAAGGAGATGGGGACTTGAATAACAGAGCTTCACAAGGATGTTTccactttattttaaattgcacatGTGAGACTAAATCTCAGACTAGGAGTCAGTGATTCTTCAGTGAGCAAAAAATCCCTCTGTAATCTCAAAGGGGAGCCTTGGAGGGGAGCAGTATCCCACCAGCCAGGCTTGCACGGCCCTAAACACCAGTTCCCGTCTTCCCTACCAAAGGAAATGCCACAGTGCCATGCTCCTGTCCCTGAGGACACACAATCACTGTCTGCAGGCAAGAATAACCCCTTCCCTcacctcagcagctcctggccctgcAGGGATAGGGCCAGTGGCTGAGGCGAGAGGAAGGCCAAACACAGAGCCAAGAAGGCTGCCTGGGCTCAGGCCAGGACGGAGGTCACTGCTGCCCACTGTGCAGGAGGCGCTGGAACAAGGAACCATCCTTCTTACTTAGGCGGGTGGGTGAATCCAGCTCTGCCACTCTCCCAGCTTGCATCACCAGCACGCGGTCAGAGTCCATGATGGTGTTCAGCCTGTGGACAGCAAACACCAGGACACACACTGATGGATCTGAGGAGAAACCTTGGCTACTGCTTACCCTGCTGTTAAGGGGTGGCCCAAAACATGCCCAGCACCAGGATCTGCAGAGCTTCTCCCTGTGCACTCAGGGACACGCTGCAGTCCAGCTCCCCAGAGAGCCTCTGCATACTGCTGAAACGCATCACCTCTTAGGAGAGCACAGTGATGCCTTCCAGATACTGGGCACGGCAGGGCACCAGGAGCGCAGAAGGAAGCTCTGTGAAGGGAAAGCTCAGGGCATGCCCCATTGTGGGGTTGCACAACATGTCTCCGTCCCCCCAGGAAAGTTATTGAGTTGCTTCTGTTTGGCCCCACATTTCCTCACCTGCCACGTCCTGAGGGCAGCAGAAATGGACCTGTGCATCAGCTGCCATTCCCCAGCAGTCTGCCATCTTTGCTTATGCTGCCACCACCAGTGGATTTGTAGTTGCCAGACTACCAACCACAGCACCCGCAGCACACGTATGCGCCCAGGTCTGCCCAGATTGCTAGCAGGGCAGCAACCTCTGGCCCTGGGGAGGGAAGACAGGGCAGCAGGAATGCCTTTGCACAGTCATGCACTGCTCGGTGCCAAACTACAGCCCTACAAAGCTGCAAGTCACAGGGAAGACACTGCACAGGATTTAAGCAGGTAAAAAGCATTATGGAGTTCAGGACTCTGGTTACACATCCATCCCCAAAAGAGTGCCAGGCTGTAGCACTGGAAGTGACCCGGACAAGTACTGAGTCCCTTCCAGTCCTAGATTTCACCCATCCAACTAATGGTTCACCCAAAGCTGAATGGCATGGAAGAACCATGGGTACAAAACAACCCCATCACCACATTTCCCTTCTTACTGCTCGTCCCCATCTCCCTTCGTCACAGTGGAAGAGGGGCTGGGGCCATGTTCAACCCAGTCTTGCTGCCTTGTCTAATGCCACTCCTTCCTCTGATGGTTCTCCTCTCTAATTACTCCTCCACCAGAGGTGGCCTCTCTCCACCCAACCCAAACACACACCTCAGCCCACAATGCCTTTACCTTTCTACTCTATTTATGCATAATATCCCTAATGTAGGAACCGCATTCCCTTCaaaaccctcctccctccctcttatCTGATGTATTTAACAAGACCCACTTGATTAACTTGCCAGGCCCAGCCCACCCTGCCTGTCATCCATCACTCCCACTTCTGTGCAGCAGGACACCAGCCCCTGCCACCTgctcatttgatttttatttttgtggtaacctttgtgttttgaaaacaccCTCCATACAACTGCATAATCCTCCTCCAAATTGTCCTCCAGTTGGCAAGTGTGGGAGCACTGACTAATGCTAACCCATCCCTTCTCAGTATCCACAGTATTCATGTTTTGCCCTCTTCCCTCCGCCTGAAACCATCTACTGCCCCTACTCTCACACTATATCTCCCAGCTGTGGGACAAACACtgctgccctgtcctgcctgggcATTGCCCTGCCTACTGGCACTGGGTACAGACTGGAACCAAAACTCACAGGTTTGGAAAACAGAACTAGCCAGCATTCAGCCTCCCTGGCCAGGAGCTGGCTACAGCCCTTCACCACCGGCTGTCCTGCAGTGCCCTCTACTGAGCCAAAGACACCTTCTCTTCTCGGGTTTTCCATGCTGCACCTGTCTGTAGGATAGTCTTCCATTGCTCCTTGACCTAATTTGGCAGAACCACAAGGTCCGATTCACTGCCCCGGTCCCAGTAGGCAGTGCCATCTGCCATATGATGCGGCATTTTGGCCTTTGCTGTCCCCCGATTTCTGGGTACAGCATTTTCACATCCAGTTGTTCCCAGAATCCAGGTGCTAATAAAGCAGAAAAGGCAAATAGGCAAGGTGCAGCATTTTGCACTTAAAAAGCCTCATCATGGAGACCTCCCTGTTCAACTCAAGGCCCAGGCATGGCAGGTGCAGCCACCACTTCCCTGCAAGTGGGGTAGGATGAATTTAGGCACAGAGTGCTGCTTCCTCCATACCTGTGAGCAATTGTCAAAACAGTTTTGTCAGCAAAGCGCTGGCGGATGGTCTGCTGCAGCAGTTGGTCTGTCTTCTGATCCACGCTGGCTGTGGCCTCATCGATGCACAGCACCTGCCAGGGACAGGGAGTGAAGGGAGCTCCCAAGCACCACAGAGGAGACCCCAATCCCTGCCTAGGAACAGCTCGAGAAGGTAGCACAGGACGTCTGTTCCCATCACACCCCCAACTCTGGAGCGCTCTGCTGTGCTGTCCTCACACAGTCATCAGCAGCTTCCCTCCCCCTCGCTCCGATGGAAGCGGGGCACTCACCTTGGCCTGCGTCAGGAGGGCTCTTGCCAGACACACCAGCTGCCTCTGTCCCACGGACAGactctttcccctctctcccacctcGCTGTCCAGTCCGCCTGCAGGGGTCAAGCTCAGCAGTCAATCCACCAGGCTCTGTGCCAGGTCCCAGACACCTCCCCAAGTCTGGGGTTTTCCCAGTAGCACTCAAAACCCAGATCCTGCTCAGGCCCAAGCCTTGGGAACTGGAGCCTTTACGCTTGGACAGAAGCAACACCTGGTATGGAGACGCCACAGTCCCCTAGAACTAGGGGCTGGCTTATCTCTCAGATTCTTCTCTAACATCCACCAGGGCCTAGACTCATCAGCAAGATCCCACCACCCGATACATCTCCCACCAGTTCCTTGCCATTAAATCTCAGGGAATGCCACTGAGTCACACTGACCTGTTCCCATCCTGGTCCTAGCGCGGCCTCACCTAATCAGTTCCCTACTGCATCCACCTGGCCCCTTTTCCTCAGCTCCCTGACTGAGCTGAGgccttctcccctctcccagtaCCAGGGCTCACCAGTTGCTTCTTGCTGGGTTCAGACTCACCCATCTGAGTAATGGCATCCCGCAGGTGACACTGCTCTAGCACCTCGTGGAGCTCAGCATCTGTCCGTTTTCCCTGAGGGTCCAGGTTCTCTCGGATTGAGCCACTGAACAAAAACGGATCCTGGGGGATGATGGCCAGCCTAGATCTGCAAGCAAATGAGAGCTGAGGGCTCATGGGGTGGgttctgcagaaaagcaaaggcctctcattttttttgtttctttc
This window encodes:
- the DLK2 gene encoding protein delta homolog 2, yielding MLRGFCLQLMSLVWILLAHHQLAQGDDCSERCNLAHGCCDQDGKCRCDPGWEGEYCEECVRMPGCLHGTCHQPWQCICHTGWAGKFCDKDIHICEHQSPCQNGAQCIYDRDGEYSCLCTEGFHGKDCEMKTGPCEKAGSPCKNGGQCQDENGFASNFTCRCLAGFVGDLCENDVDDCLMRPCANGATCHDGINRFSCQCQVGFEGRFCTININDCASQPCKNGAKCYDRINDYDCLCPDHFTGKTCEISIPEPTWAPPYHPVNHENGGGMKSTTSEMPGVTQPEPVRTVVTGRRVANHSEKEPGGGLLKISVKEVVTQRESGLSEAQLVTVLVFGVLTAVLVLVTVLLMLRNWQRGRQRSNWCQSPSQAARKLQDQECQVGMLNTVLIEPRKTTEL